In Beijerinckia indica subsp. indica ATCC 9039, the genomic window CCCCGCTGGAACACATACGATTACCGCAAACGTCAATGACGTTGGACGCTTTGCGGAATCCAATATGGCCAATAATACGACTTCGCAAATGATTGTCGTGCCATGAAAGCGGTGGTCGCAGGCCAGCCTGCGACCACCGCCACACCCGTCATTGAATGATACAAGGGATTAAATAAGGCAACCCTTGGCTTCTGTTTAGAGTCTTTGTGTTTTTAGAAAGCTTGATGACTGTTCAAGAAGAGTTTGCAGATCATTTCTCGCGATTGTCAGTATTATAAAAAACTTACAAGGAATGGATTATCTGGCTCAAGCTTCCTGGCCGCGTATCACCATGCCTTATAATTAATTTATATCCTCCGAAAAGCAATAATCTCAGAGGATTAGGAGGAATTACTATGCACATTTGCCATATCATCGAAGCAGCCGGAGGTGGATCCGGCCAAGTTGTTGTCGATCTGGCCCGCGAAGGGCTCGCAGTAGGCGACGATATAACGGTAATCTATGCAGCGAACCGGGCAACTCCCTCTTTTCTCGGGGCTTTATCGTCGATGCCGGGGCTAAAGCTGGTCGAGACGTCGATGCGACGTGAAGTTGGTGTTCACGATTTCACAGATGCTTGGCGCCTCTATCGTCGCCTGCACCAGATGAGGCCGCTTGATGTCATCCACGGGCATAGCTCAAAGGCGGGCGCATTGGCGCGTATATCTGGGTTGTTTTTCCCAAAAGCGCTCAAAGTTTATACGCCACACGCTTTCGTCACCATGTCCCCGGAAGGGGGGCGCTTCTATGGCTTTATTGAAAAAATACTCAGTCGATGCTGCGATGCAATTATCGCAGTCTCTGAGTTCGAAAAGGAACATGCGCTAAAGCATATTGGAATTGACAAAGCGAAAGTCGCTGTCGTTTTGAACGGCGTAAAGTCGGACGGCTTTTCCGGTCGCTTAGTTGCCCGACGAGAGCTCGGCTATCAGGATAATGAGTTTGTGCTTGGCTATGTCGGACGGTTGTGGCCACAAAAGAATCCTTTGCGCCTGATCGAGGCTTTCGCTCATGCGCACTTTCTTACTCAACGGCAGGGCCTGGATTTGAGACTCGCCATTGTGGGCGATGGACCATTGCGGGCGGTGATCGAAAAGACGATT contains:
- a CDS encoding glycosyltransferase family 4 protein, giving the protein MHICHIIEAAGGGSGQVVVDLAREGLAVGDDITVIYAANRATPSFLGALSSMPGLKLVETSMRREVGVHDFTDAWRLYRRLHQMRPLDVIHGHSSKAGALARISGLFFPKALKVYTPHAFVTMSPEGGRFYGFIEKILSRCCDAIIAVSEFEKEHALKHIGIDKAKVAVVLNGVKSDGFSGRLVARRELGYQDNEFVLGYVGRLWPQKNPLRLIEAFAHAHFLTQRQGLDLRLAIVGDGPLRAVIEKTIIERGLTGSVRCFGDKNSRDIIAGFDGLLCSSDYEGFPIVFLEALASAVPIVTTPVGGAREAVVEGQTGFIADGFSAASLALALLKLIVLDPKERMLMTEQIREHAQLFRIEAIAAQTRILYQRFAAGKEKRNKKQLILESDIKGDRFDVAS